The following DNA comes from Azospirillum sp. TSA2s.
GCCGCTATTCAGCGAGTGCAGGAACAGACGCGCGCTTTCCGCCGCATCCCCAAGCCCTGGGAGCAAGCCCAATGACCACCACACAGCGCGTCGTCGTCTGGTTCTCATGCGGCGCTGCCTCTGCCGTCGCCGCGAAACTGGCGCTCGCCAAATACCGCGACACCCACGAAGTCGTGATAGCCCGGATCGTCGTGTCGGACGAACACCCGGACGGTGAGCGGTTCGCTGCTGACTGTGCCCGCTGGTTCGCTCACCCGGTCATCAACCTGCGCAGCGACGAGTACGGAAGCTGCGAGGAGGTTTTTGCCGCCAAGCGGTACATGAGCGGCGTTGCTGGCGCGACTTGCACCGGGGCGCTGAAGAAGGCGCCTCGCTACGAGTTCCAGCGGCCGAACGACATTCAGGTTTTCGGCTTCACGGAGGAAGAGCGCCGCCGGGCCAAGCGGTTCCGCGAGCAGAACTTTGACGTAATCCTTGAAACTCCGCTGATCTCGTCCGGCTTGTCGAAGAACGACTGCCACGCCCTGATAGAGCGCGCCGGTATCGAACGGCACGCAATGTACAAGATGGGCTTTCCGAACGCCAATTGCCGGGGATGCGTCAAGTCGAAAGGCGCTGGGTACTGGAACCTCACGCGCCAGTGGTTCCCGGACTACTTCGAAAGCCGCGCCCGCCAGTCCCGTGAGATTGGGTGCAGACTCGTGGAGTTGAACGGCAAGCGGATTTTCCTCGACGAGCTTCCGGAGGGCGTCGGGAACATCTCCGAAGAACAGGATTTCGAGTGCTCGATCCTCTGCGCAATCGCTGAACAGGACATGGCCGCCTGACCGCCCCTCTCTTTCAGCCCTGGGAGAACCAGCAATGACCCTCCTTCACCGGATCGACGCCTACCTCATCGACCGGGTAGCGCAACCCTGTGCGGACTGGCTGTCCAGCCGTGCGGGCGTTTCTCCGTACCGTCTGGCGACGAACCTGTTTCTCGCCAGTGCAGCCGTGGAAATCCCCAGGCTGGCGATGAACCTGCAACGTGACGCCTACGCTGCGGCGCTGTTCGGCGGATTGGTCCTTCTGCTGAACACGATCTACGCCCACCAAGCCAACCGGATGGACGGCAGCAAATCGACCGGCATGAACCCGGAGCGGGCGCGGGACTTCATGTTCCGCTCGCTTTGCACGCTTTCTGCCGCTGCCGGCATGATCATCAGCCTGCTTGCCATTGCCGTTGGTGAGTACGTGCTGCGGTATGCGATGGGCGACGTGGCGTCGCTGACCTTCCTGGCCGGTCTGTTCTTCGTCGCCGTTAACCGCCCGCCGCCGCGTATGCGTCATGCGGTCGAAACCAAACTCGCCACCGCTGGAGGCGCAGCATGACCACCGCGGCCAAGAACTCCACCCACGAAGGAAACCGCTGACCATGCTGCTTTGTGACACCGAAATCTCCCTGTCCGGCATCATCGAGCCTTTCGAGGAAGGGCAGGTACGGAAGGCCGGGACGAGCTACGGGCTTTCCAGCTACGGCTACGATGTGCGGCTTGGCCGGGAGTTCGTGACGATCAAGCCGACCGGCTGGGCTCTGTCGCCGGACACGATCAGCGAAGCCGACGTGATGCGCACTGAGGCCGATACGTTCGTCCTGCATCCAGGCGCCTTCGTGCTGGCCGTGACGGCAGAGTACCTGCGCATGCCGGCCGACGTGACGGGCTTGGTTTGCGACAAGTCCTCATGGGCGCGGTGCGGCCTGTCGGTTCAGAACACGGTGCTCGAAGCCGGATGGCACGGGGAAGTCACCCTGGAGCTTCACAACCAATCTCCCCGCCCCTTGCTGCTGACCGCCGGGCAG
Coding sequences within:
- the dcd gene encoding dCTP deaminase; protein product: MLLCDTEISLSGIIEPFEEGQVRKAGTSYGLSSYGYDVRLGREFVTIKPTGWALSPDTISEADVMRTEADTFVLHPGAFVLAVTAEYLRMPADVTGLVCDKSSWARCGLSVQNTVLEAGWHGEVTLELHNQSPRPLLLTAGQGIAQVLFVKGMPCATTYADRAGRYQGQRGVTLPRR